The following DNA comes from Quercus robur chromosome 1, dhQueRobu3.1, whole genome shotgun sequence.
TGGCAACCTTCCCTAAGGAAGAGTAGTCTCCAGTGGAGTTAACATGATGAGCACATAAGCAGCAGCACCATCTAATCATCTTCACTCTCCCTTCGCCAATCTTGATCTTCAAACAAGTCTTCAGGTGGGTCATACACAACCATACCAGGAAAAAGTTCTAAGAAGTCATCTTTCACCTTCTCTCTTAACTCTGGGTATGGAATGAGCCCTTTCAATATCACCCGAAAAGGTAATGAGATTGGAGGATCAGGTGATTGTCTCATTTCATCATATATTTCCATTGCCTCTGAGGGCAATCCACTATCTGAAAAGGCCCTGATAAGATCTCCAAATGTATGTTGATCAAAGAGAACTTCTTCTCTCTTCAGGTCTTCCCAAACCCTTTTTGCCTCATCAACACTTTTGTTCCTTGCGAGCATCATAAGCATGTCCCTGTAAAAGAACATGTCTGGCCGATACCAAATTTCTTTTCGCACCACATCATATAACTGAGAAGCATATATTACAAGATAGTCACACCaatgaaacattaaaaaagGCACAATAAATGAGTTCTAGCTAAATGGCACCACCTCCACTCCTTAAAAGAATGGGGTAAAGGGTGATGTTATGAATGTTTAAGACCTACTGAATGCTTGAGACAGAGAGGAGCAGCTAGcaattcaaatcaatttttcttatgAGTTATTTTGATTTGTGGCAACTTGTAGTGCATAGAAATAATTAGCTCAGCGGCTTAGAAAATGCAGCAAATATCCTAGATAACTTATTGTAAAGTGTACTTGCAGGGAAGCTTATTCCTCAATTACAAAGCTATGAGACGTCAAATTCTATGAGTTAGAGATAACAAAACCATCAGGAAATGAAAGATGCTAGTTAAGTTACTGCATTTGTTATTAGCATAGTACAAAAGAATTGTTGTTACAAAACCTGACAAATACAACCACACTGCCTTTGAAACCAACCAGCTGTATTTATCTTACTATTATAAACACAGAAGGGCATGAACACTGCATTCAAATATCACTATGAAACCTAAGGAATCAGATATCTGTCAAAGGTCATCACTTAAATTAACAAATGAACTTACTAGTTAGTACTTAGTATGCTATGCTCTTCCATATCTGGGAAgacaaattgaaatttaatagaGGTATAGATTTTGAATCCATTCTTAAATTTTCCCTTTTCCTACAATTTCTCAAAAATCAAGCAGAAGAAGAACAATTCTTCAAAAATCTGAACTTTCCCATTTCCCCAATTtccaaaatttcatatttatcaataaccaaacaaaaacatgaccCAATAAAAACAACCCCCAGTAGTGCAATAGATGGAATACGAATCGGAAACTAAAAGTATTGAAAcagcaaaaaaattctctatTCCACaactttcttggcaaccaaacagaacCATTGTTAAACTTACCTTCATGCAGAGGAAGACCTGGTCTTGTCTTTGGAACTCGGCGAGAACAGCGAAGAGATCAGACTTGAGCAAGCGAGAGACATGGGAGCGAATGAAGCGGTCGAGTCGGACCGAGTTGGAGCGGAGCCTCTTGAGCTCTTTGGCCACTATCAGACCCTCCTTGCCCatctccttctttcttctccatATCGATAAACTCGGGCTCGAGGCCAACCCGGAAACATGTCGAAATAGCCATTGTTGTTGTATGTGTTTCGAGTTAGAAAAGGTGTTTTCGGAAAGCAAAAAAGGGCTTTGTTTAGGGAAATTAGGAGAGGATGAAGATGAAGAGGGTTTTCTTAGGAGAAGTCGAGCGTGACGCAGCATTTAAGGTTTGTTCGACTTCGACTTCGATGCTCACACTGTTCTCTCTGGAAACCTGGGATTGGTTTTCGACTTTATCGGTCATTGAATGAATGTAACttatataagtaaataaataaattttgagttttaatatTCTGatttaaattatcaattttatcattttttttaaggtttcatATTGGTGTAGAAATAGCTTTTAGAATAAATTACTAACAGGTAAACTATTGTTAAAAGTTTAATTTggttattgtggggccagagaat
Coding sequences within:
- the LOC126723795 gene encoding pentatricopeptide repeat-containing protein At1g62350 yields the protein MLRHARLLLRKPSSSSSSPNFPKQSPFLLSENTFSNSKHIQQQWLFRHVSGLASSPSLSIWRRKKEMGKEGLIVAKELKRLRSNSVRLDRFIRSHVSRLLKSDLFAVLAEFQRQDQVFLCMKLYDVVRKEIWYRPDMFFYRDMLMMLARNKSVDEAKRVWEDLKREEVLFDQHTFGDLIRAFSDSGLPSEAMEIYDEMRQSPDPPISLPFRVILKGLIPYPELREKVKDDFLELFPGMVVYDPPEDLFEDQDWRRESEDD